The sequence CAAAGATCAATCTTATTTTTTATATAAATTAAGTCAATCTCAATTAAAACACATTTTATTTCCAGTTGGGGATTACACTAAAATAGAAATAAAAAAAATAGCTCAAAAAAATAATTTAATTTTTAAAAATACAGTTGATAGTCAGGAAGTGTGTTTTATTAATACTAAATTAGATAAATTTTTAAAATCTAAAATTGAATTTAGGCCAGGGAAAATTATTGATATTAATTCAAACCAAGTTTTAGGCCAACACAATGGTATTCAATTTTATACTATTGGTCAGAGAAAAAATATCGGTTTAGCTGGTGGACCATGGTATGTAGTTAAAAATATTAAAAATGATTTATTGGTGACAAATTTTAAAAATGACCCAGTCTTATTTTCTCAAAAGGTTAAAATTAAAAATATCAATTGGATAAGTGGTACTAGTCCAAAGTTGCCAATCAAAATTAAAGTTAAAATCAGATATCGTCATCAACCGGCTGAGGCAATTTTAAAATATATTTCTAAAACAAAAAGCTATCAACTTGAATTTAATAAACCACAACGCGCAGTTACGCCCGGTCAGTCAGCGGTTTTTTATCAAGGGCAACAAGTTTTGGGTGGGGGAGAGATAAAAGCTTGACAAAAAAAACGATAGATGTAAAATGCATATAATTCGTAGAAATCAAAACAGCTCTTTAAAAAGGAGGATGTATGTCGGAATCACAAGTAAAAGCAATAATGGAAGAATTAAAAATGTCCTTACTGGAGGTTTATGAAAAACTAGCAAGTGTGGCTCGAGAAGTCGAGAATAGGCCTAGTGAAAACAAATCTAATCCTGCTCTAAACTCTAAATATCCACGTTTGGGTTCGACTTATAGTCTAGCCGAAATTATGGCATGGATAGAAAAAGTATTGCCAATGTTTCTGGCGGTGAGAGATGAAAATCAAGCGTTAAAGG is a genomic window of Patescibacteria group bacterium containing:
- the mnmA gene encoding tRNA 2-thiouridine(34) synthase MnmA, whose product is MSLKVCLAMSGGVDSAVAGLLLKQAGFQITGVFFKLWHVRSQEAYFKKTEKNARQICRQLKIDFQVWDMHAEFKKQVVDYFIQTYDKNLTPNPCVVCNQKIKFGQFIKLAKKQGFDYIATGHYAKVKYQNNQVQLLKAKDKDKDQSYFLYKLSQSQLKHILFPVGDYTKIEIKKIAQKNNLIFKNTVDSQEVCFINTKLDKFLKSKIEFRPGKIIDINSNQVLGQHNGIQFYTIGQRKNIGLAGGPWYVVKNIKNDLLVTNFKNDPVLFSQKVKIKNINWISGTSPKLPIKIKVKIRYRHQPAEAILKYISKTKSYQLEFNKPQRAVTPGQSAVFYQGQQVLGGGEIKA